In Methanobrevibacter sp., one DNA window encodes the following:
- a CDS encoding carbon-nitrogen hydrolase family protein, which translates to MKSIKIALCQMNVVDNKEKNIDKAIQIIKESKQQGADLAVLPEMFNCPYENEKFIEYAEELADSKTLNEIAEIAKEENIHVLAGSIPELERNKETESIYNTAVFFDNKGKILGKHRKMHLFDIDVKGKIYFKESDTLSAGNEFTIIKTDLATIGIGICYDIRFVELSRIMALNGAEILIFPGAFNLTTGPAHWELLFRSRALDNQVYAIGVAPALDKDASYNSYGHSIAVNPWGEVIEELDYNEDLRIVEIDLDEIKRVREEIPVLKNRRADLYELKEK; encoded by the coding sequence ATGAAATCAATTAAAATAGCCCTTTGCCAAATGAATGTGGTTGACAATAAGGAGAAAAACATAGATAAGGCTATTCAAATTATTAAGGAATCCAAACAGCAAGGAGCTGATTTGGCTGTTCTTCCGGAAATGTTCAATTGCCCTTATGAAAATGAGAAATTCATAGAATATGCTGAAGAATTAGCTGACAGCAAGACTTTAAATGAAATAGCTGAAATTGCAAAGGAAGAGAACATTCATGTTCTAGCAGGATCAATTCCTGAACTTGAGAGGAATAAAGAAACTGAATCCATATACAATACTGCAGTTTTCTTTGACAATAAAGGAAAAATATTGGGAAAACATAGGAAAATGCATCTTTTTGACATTGACGTTAAAGGCAAGATCTATTTCAAGGAATCTGACACCTTAAGTGCAGGAAATGAATTTACAATAATAAAAACCGATTTGGCCACAATAGGAATTGGAATCTGCTATGACATAAGATTTGTTGAACTGTCAAGAATAATGGCATTGAATGGTGCAGAGATACTGATTTTCCCAGGAGCATTCAATTTAACAACCGGCCCTGCACATTGGGAGCTTCTATTCAGATCAAGGGCATTGGACAATCAAGTTTATGCAATAGGAGTGGCACCGGCACTTGATAAGGATGCAAGTTACAATTCATATGGACATTCAATAGCTGTCAATCCATGGGGAGAAGTGATTGAAGAATTGGATTACAACGAAGATTTAAGAATCGTTGAAATAGACCTGGATGAAATAAAAAGAGTTAGAGAAGAGATTCCAGTTTTAAAGAATAGAAGAGCCGATTTATACGAATTAAAAGAAAAGTAA
- a CDS encoding manganese efflux pump MntP family protein produces MDFISTLLIAIALAMDAFSVSLTKGFTLKKITKSQILWFAIFFGGFQAFMPVLGWLGGIQLEWLITTFAPWVAFILLLLIGSNMIRESLSGDGEAEEDSDNFSFKELTLLAIATSIDAFAVGITYAVLNTDILIPIIMIGVTAFIFTIIGLYLGKKIGNYFGGKFEILGGVILILLGVKILLEGLGILVL; encoded by the coding sequence ATGGATTTCATTTCAACATTATTGATTGCAATTGCACTTGCAATGGATGCATTCAGCGTTTCACTTACAAAAGGATTCACCTTAAAGAAAATCACTAAAAGCCAAATCCTATGGTTTGCAATATTCTTTGGAGGATTCCAGGCATTCATGCCAGTACTTGGATGGTTAGGCGGAATCCAATTGGAATGGCTAATTACCACTTTTGCGCCATGGGTTGCATTCATTCTACTTCTTCTGATTGGTTCAAATATGATCAGAGAGAGCTTATCTGGTGATGGAGAAGCGGAAGAAGATTCAGATAACTTTTCCTTTAAAGAACTAACTCTCCTTGCAATAGCTACAAGCATCGATGCATTTGCAGTTGGAATAACCTATGCGGTATTGAATACAGACATTCTGATTCCAATAATAATGATTGGCGTTACAGCATTCATATTTACAATCATTGGGCTTTATTTAGGTAAAAAAATAGGAAATTACTTTGGAGGCAAGTTTGAAATACTTGGTGGAGTGATCTTAATATTGCTTGGTGTGAAAATCCTTCTTGAAGGACTTGGAATATTGGTTTTATAA